The following coding sequences lie in one Yamadazyma tenuis chromosome 3, complete sequence genomic window:
- the SDH4 gene encoding membrane anchor subunit of succinate dehydrogenase, Sdh4 (EggNog:ENOG503Q2ZH; COG:C,U) has protein sequence MLSMSRLGLGMSKTALKSSAVYRPTLVRGIKTIPQPPGYIVGTVNDAYVPPKPNKTHGSLHWAREKVVTVAMIPFIGYPFLAGTTTFVDASMSGLLLYHCYVGFQSCIIDYIPKRVYGAYHNYAMYLLTFGSGVAAYGIYELEKKEGGVTTIISKLWKA, from the coding sequence ATGTTATCTATGTCTAGACTCGGCTTGGGCATGTCCAAAACCGCCCTTAAATCCTCGGCCGTATACCGTCCTACCCTCGTCAGAGGCATCAAGACCATTCCGCAACCTCCGGGATATATTGTGGGAACCGTTAACGATGCGTACGTTCCTCCAAAGCCAAATAAGACCCATGGATCTTTACATTGGGCCCGTGAAAAAGTCGTGACGGTGGCCATGATCCCCTTCATTGGCTATCCATTTTTGGCCGGTACCACCACGTTTGTGGATGCCTCCATGTCAggtttgttgttgtacCACTGTTATGTGGGATTCCAATCGTGTATCATTGACTATATTCCCAAGAGAGTGTATGGGGCCTACCATAATTATGCCATGTACCTCTTGACGTTTGGAAGCGGAGTGGCTGCCTACGGTATCTACGAgcttgaaaagaaggaaggGGGggtcaccaccatcatctccaagttATGGAAGGCATAA
- the ERF2 gene encoding Eukaryotic peptide chain release factor GTP-binding subunit (COG:I; BUSCO:EOG09264FYY; EggNog:ENOG503NVDK) — MCTKQIAEPAPWFYWFLTNWLVADPKYIVLNQSGSYKNYQAQKQEGLKFVYLVGGRLRVVKTLPINVFVASVLTGLAVLFWVFEARWTWNHLSPALPIVFSYLWLITLAMFIKAATSDPGILPRNVHMPYDLRLPTNTTAPDEYFNAISLPYLHDKFQGVTVKYCSTCHIWRPPRASHCGVCNACVVNHDHHCIYINNCVGLRNYKYFLWFVLGASACGIMAIITGLIHVFHYKTAAEFSIHTFGQSISSYPGSFCLVILSLMAIVYPFLVLLVHILLTCQNLTTREYLNFMRSNKDWKNVFDRHNLLKNLYINWIGRARGTSYLRLTDQYDPEDIRLQRVAPLE, encoded by the coding sequence ATGTGCACCAAGCAAATAGCAGAACCAGCTCCATGGTTCTATTGGTTCCTCACGAACTGGCTCGTGGCCGACCCCAAGTACATAGTCCTCAACCAACTGGGTTCATACAAAAACTACCAGGCACAGAAACAGGAAGGTCTTAAATTCGTATATCTTGTCGGAGGGCGATTAAGAGTGGTTAAAACCCTACCGATaaatgtgtttgtggccaGTGTATTGACGGGCCTAGCGGTGCTTTTCTGGGTGTTTGAGGCCCGCTGGACATGGAACCACCTTAGTCCGGCGTTGCCCATTGTGTTTTCTTATTTGTGGCTCATCACCCTTGCAATGTTTATCAAGGCCGCCACCTCGGACCCAGGAATTCTACCACGAAATGTCCACATGCCGTACGATCTCCGTCTCCCTACCAACACCACGGCTCCCGACGAGTACTTCAATGCCATATCATTGCCGTACCTCCATGACAAATTTCAAGGTGTCACCGTCAAATACTGCTCCACATGCCATATCTGGCGTCCACCACGAGCAAGCCACTGTGGAGTGTGTAACGCATGTGTGGTCAACCACGACCACCACTGTATTTACATCAACAACTGTGTGGGCTTGAGAAACTACAAATACTTTCTCTGGTTTGTACTCGGGGCCAGTGCCTGTGGGATCATGGCCATTATAACTGGGCTCATTCACGTGTTCCACTACAAGACAGCGGCCGAATTCTCCATCCACACCTTTGGCCAGTCGATATCTTCATACCCCGGGAGTTTTTGCCTAGTTATTCTATCACTAATGGCCATTGTGTACCCATTTTTGGTGCTTCTTGTGCACATTCTCCTCACGTGCCAGAACTTGACTACCCgggagtacttgaacttcatgCGATCCAATAAGGACTGGAAAAACGTCTTTGACAGACATAAcctcttgaagaatctctATATCAACTGGATAGGGAGGGCTCGAGGGACGTCGTACTTGCGACTCACTGATCAGTACGATCCTGAGGACATCCGGCTCCAGCGAGTGGCTCCGCTTGAATAG
- a CDS encoding uncharacterized protein (EggNog:ENOG503P3GJ; COG:S): MASDSPAPAAPDLSYPKTVGASVPKASPTTSTSTRFYSLIERDNVKKIKSKRLQEVLRLDPVADTEEFKFLCKIYLPKRFQLNGDSGQQMKQLSAALPTFLPHSNDTTNISYPKLNFELHMFLSSIMVNYVTSWYLRKLNTDNMDFVQVVYSTLCEFIRDFAMRCSIILNSENLLDSIDDWSAILNDHIEGLVGENTIRIVEQQGGLPVVSEPTGDRTIIDQYLASQHVIFASDASKQKYFRVLVKNLLSTTFSSADDNLGPLNTQIGMNFVDIVVADLVLGKILNKLSTPDFCLSVISRIVGAVKAKLDDRLSSVKTTSQPKSIREKIKNSFSRSYKDVGYLTFWNDEGVDTDHNILENSVFRLLNTLTGFSDRKPLFAAIVSTVRSVIMSHSALSTKVNRIFKKYLFKGIVKSRLIHDDTLSKVISSLRTSVFNDDNPPVPQVELSATTIANDIYDLLTHKALPGNLFSYFKYKGESKTDTLHSIECTLRVFMAPVDSETNVPSTLNQWLWVKIIDNLVAKMYPDDKNVYNYFTTLCQLPVEETSDPQIIKLLNTLELFAFGNIRHYWQYRANFIDLTREQAIKLVKLSIWDVLSQVAGGTIAMDTITKDPGLVGALTQIDGHKDVELALEVLLLEMCGESVRTVIDEVNGTITVVEVTKYRDVYDSRLYGLKVLQPQDIRSLTYHKQQLEQWLGTSVWQVQAEYGKVVEKSKKRRQPSEV, translated from the exons ATGGCACTGGACTCCCCGGCACCGGCTGCTCCCGACCTTCTGTACCCCAAGACCGTGGGGGCGCTGGTACCGAAGGCATCACCAACCACGTCGACCTCCACCAGATTCTACAGCCTCATTGAACGGGACAACGTCAAGAAGATAAAGTCCAAAAGACTCCAGGAGGTTCTCCGTTTGGACCCGGTGGCAGACACAGAGGAGTTTAAGTTCCTCTGTAAGATCTACTTGCCGAAGCGGTTCCAATTGAACGGCGATTCGGGGCAGCAGATGAAACAGTTATCAGCCGCCCTACCTACGTTTCTCCCTCACTCAAATGATACCACCAATATCTCATATCCCAAGCTCAACTTTGAGCTCCACATGTTTCTTTCCAGTATCATGGTGAACTACGTGACCCTGTGGTACCTCAGGAAACTTAACACCGACAACATGGATTTTGTCCAAGTGGTGTATTCAACACTATGCGAGTTTATACGAGATTTTGCAATGCGGTGTAGTATCATTTTGAACAGcgaaaacttgttggacaGCATCGACGACTGGAGTGCGATTCTTAACGACCACATTGAGGGCTTGGTTGGCGAAAACACTATCAGGATAGTGGAACAGCAGGGTGGTTTACCGGTGGTACTGGAACCCACTGGCGACCGGACAATAATCGATCAGTATCTAGCCAGTCAGCATGTTATATTTGCATCTGACGCATCGAAACAGAAGTATTTCCGTGTGCTAGTGAAGAACTTGCTTAGTACCACCTTCTCGTCGGCGGACGACAACCTTGGGCCTCTCAATACCCAGATAGGCATGAACTTTGTGGATATCGTGGTGGCTGACTTGGTACTAGGTAAAATCCTCAACAAGCTTAGCACGCCCGACTTCTGCCTATCGGTGATTCTGAGAATAGTAGGGGCCGTTAAGGCCAAGCTTGACGATAGACTCTCGAGTGTCAAAACAACATCCCAACCGAAGTCGATACGagagaagatcaaaaaTAGCTTTTCCAGGAGCTACAAAGACGTGGGGTACTTGACGTTCTGGAACGACGAAGGGGTTGATACCGACCACAATATCCTTGAAAATAGCGTGTTCCGCTTGCTCAATACGTTGACAGGGTTCAGCGACCGCAAACcactttttgcagccattgtGTCGACGGTTCGCAGTGTGATCATGTCGCACAGTGCGctttccaccaaagtcaatagaatcttcaaaaagtacCTTTTCAAGGGCATTGTTAAGTCCCGGTTGATTCATGACGATACGTTGTCAAAGGTGATCTCGAGCCTCCGAACCAGTGTTTTTAATGACGACAATCCCCCTGTGCCACAAGTGGAACTTTCGGCCACAACCATCGCCAACGACATCTACGACCTACTCACCCACAAGGCTCTTCCAGGCAACCTTTTTTCGTACTTCAAGTACAAGGGTGAGTCAAAGACCGACACCCTCCACTCAATTGAGTGTACGCTCCGGGTGTTCATGGCCCCTGTGGACTCAGAAACTAATGTTCCCAGCACCCTCAACCAGTGGCTTTGGGTCAAAATTATCGACAATTTGGTCGCGAAAATGTATCCTGA CGATAAGAACGTATACAACTATTTCACGACCCTCTGCCAGTTGCCGGTAGAGGAGACTTCAGATCcccaaatcatcaaactcCTCAACACCCTCGAGCTCTTTGCATTTGGAAACATCCGCCACTACTGGCAATACCGggccaacttcatcgaTTTGACCCGTGAGCAGGCAATAAAACTTGTCAAGCTTAGCATCTGGGATGTGTTGAGCCAGGTGGCAGGAGGGACGATTGCGATGGATACTATCACCAAAGACCCTGGGTTGGTTGGAGCATTGACACAAATAGACGGCCACAAAGACGTGGAACTCGCGCTCGAAgtgcttcttcttgagatGTGTGGCGAGAGTGTACGTACGGTAATTGACGAGGTCAATGGGACCATCACCGTGGTGGAGGTGACCAAATACCGTGATGTCTACGATTCTCGGCTCTATGGGTTGAAAGTGCTCCAGCCGCAGGATATCAGGAGTTTGACATATCACAAGCAGCAGCTTGAACAGTGGCTTGGGACGAGCGTGTGGCAGGTCCAGGCGGAATACGggaaggtggtggagaagaGTAAAAAACGTCGACAGCCAAGCGAAGTGTGA
- a CDS encoding lipoyl/octanoyl transferase (COG:C,H; BUSCO:EOG09264AWW; EggNog:ENOG503NYXN): MFRRFNSTCSKFVPLIENYKTLRHVHFDGLTPFIEGQALQQSMVDANLSFKEIEAKIKRNKLELSQQGLEINDYEKGLIDKILEMKPHPTLLTFQFNNVYTGGKKIKRDPTIHQQIKAFEELGCEFHQLERGGDVTWHGEGHLVAYLILDLKKFKDLTVRCFVDSVLLKSLQDVLNKNYDLDSYLNKNPGVWMEPDNLKIASVGTNIQRGITSYGIGLNVKPDLKYLNTFTMCGLPGTSATSIQQMKPGADLDLKAVAYMYSKEIANNLNITTVEHMNGEEIRHQSIERNEI; the protein is encoded by the coding sequence ATGTTCCGGAGGTTCAACTCTACCTGCTCCAAGTTTGTGCCGTTGATAGAAAACTACAAGACGCTAAGGCACGTCCACTTCGACGGCCTCACTCCCTTCATCGAGGGCCAGGCCCTCCAGCAATCCATGGTGGACGCTAACCTATCATTCAAGGAAATCGAGGCCAAAATCAAGCGCAACAAGCTTGAACTTTCCCAACAAGGACTTGAGATCAACGACTATGAAAAGGGCTTGATCgacaagattttggagatgaagCCCCACCCCACGCTATTGACGTTCCAGTTCAACAACGTCTACACAGGCGGCAAAAAGATCAAACGAGACCCGACCATCCACCAGCAAATCAAAGCATTTGAGGAACTTGGATGTGAGTTCCACCAGCTCGAGCGAGGCGGTGACGTGACGTGGCACGGTGAGGGCCATCTCGTGGCGTACCTCATTCTCGAcctcaagaagttcaaggacTTGACGGTGCGATGTTTTGTCGATTCGGTGCTTCTCAAGTCGCTCCAGGACGTGCTCAACAAGAACTATGATCTCGACAGCTatctcaacaaaaacccGGGTGTGTGGATGGAGCccgacaacttgaagatcgCGTCGGTGGGTACCAACATCCAGCGAGGCATCACCAGCTATGGGATCGGGTTGAACGTCAAACCCGATTTAAAGTACCTCAACACTTTCACGATGTGCGGGCTTCCGGGGACTTCGGCAACCTCCATCCAGCAGATGAAGCCAGGCGCTGACTTGGACCTCAAGGCCGTGGCGTACATGTACTCGAAGGAAATTGCCAATAATTtgaacatcaccaccgtGGAACACATGAACGGAGAGGAAATCAGGCACCAATCGATAGAGAGGAATGAGATCTAA
- a CDS encoding uncharacterized protein (EggNog:ENOG503P8WT): protein MRSLSLPTGSALRGWGTVINIIGGAYIGGLIVCFGSLYFLYHDANERQPIPFELSFADQKTAVMAINKDDALKSPRYAVKHYRRLLIELAKKENPKLEFDESDPKNQYRAPFLDSHTLVHKKSNTFANFYIDIVSRYAKALLAKGQLEISVETLQKLVNDDEIFFRLGDAERLSQCGRLLARISPTVDEKESLLKRCITMIGSTFSSIHVDENYLLQNSSRITDELISCLNDMAFAYAKESTHSSLSRHQKQDYLSKALNIYLSNLKTVQQVQHSVVSGQKNQTNYPLFNCNEENLQMLVNEIRSHVSEIMWSKGYKQNAISWSEEVVDDIYYINSSSKRANHILIDVLANLTTMYHQIRNRTSEERCIQLQKGLSHYDSNESSWYDNLVGRFCRIIYNKGPLGVIEKALVERFGPPRRLLEIEEFEDEDTE, encoded by the coding sequence ATGCGGTCGCTTAGTCTTCCTACGGGAAGTGCTCTCAGAGGATGGGGAACCGTCATCAACATAATAGGAGGAGCGTATATTGGTGGGCTTATAGTGTGTTTCGGGCTGTTATACTTCCTCTACCATGACGCCAACGAAAGACAGCCGATTCCATTTGAGCTCTCGTTCGCTGACCAGAAAACTGCTGTGATGGCCATCAATAAAGACGATGCGCTAAAAAGCCCTCGATACGCTGTCAAGCACTACCGGCGACTTCTTATCGAGCTCGCCAAGAAGGAGAACCCGAAACTCGAGTTCGATGAGTCTGACCCCAAAAACCAGTACAGAGCACCCTTTCTCGATTCGCATACCTTGGTGCAcaaaaaatcaaacacaTTTGCCAATTTCTACATCGATATCGTCAGTCGATACGCCAAGGCGCTTCTTGCCAAAGGCCAGTTGGAAATCTCTGTGGAAACTCTTCAAAAATTGGTAAATGACGATGAGATCTTCTTCCGGTTGGGAGATGCCGAAAGACTCTCTCAGTGCGGACGGCTCTTGGCCagaatatcaccaactgtGGACGAAAAAGAGCTGCTTCTCAAGCGATGTATCACCATGATCGGCAGCACCTTCTCGTCCATCCACGTGGACGAAAACTACCTTTTACAGAATAGTTCCCGGATCACAGACGAGTTGATCTCATGCTTGAACGACATGGCATTTGCATACGCCAAAGAATCTACCCACCTGTCGCTTTCCCGCCACCAAAAGCAAGACTATCTCTCGAAGGCATTGAACATATATCtttccaatttgaaaacGGTTCAGCAGGTCCAACACAGTGTTGTTAGTGGACAGAAGAACCAGACAAACTACCCACTTTTCAACTGCAACGAAGAAAACCTCCAGATGCTCGTCAATGAAATCCGCAGCCATGTCAGTGAGATCATGTGGTCTAAGGGGTACAAACAGAACGCTATTTCATGGAGTGAAGAAGTTGTGGACGATATTTACTACATCAATTCGTCTTCCAAACGTGCCAACCACATTTTAATTGACGTGTTGGCCAACCTCACGACAATGTACCACCAGATCCGCAACCGTACCAGTGAAGAGCGATGCatccaactccaaaagGGTCTTTCCCACTACGATCTGAACGAATCCTCCTGGTATGATAATCTCGTGGGCCGGTTCTGCCGCATTATTTATAACAAAGGGCCATTGGGGGTGATTGAAAAGGCACTTGTGGAACGATTTGGGCCTCCCAGGCGGCTTCTTGAGATTgaggagtttgaagatgaagatacAGAGTAG
- the SCC2 gene encoding Sister chromatid cohesion protein 2 (COG:B,D,L; BUSCO:EOG092604A0; EggNog:ENOG503NVI7), translating to MPMAADDPESIIKSVLRRPLDNLVPAHDLAYLLEVQGLEFEQDSQNELLKVYGAKVYESIKKSSMSRDTITSITKQLEQFEDEELDALEFVAPEGAPFVERELSALDLAGNERFLVAKESVVIKGLDKRADSKNIKQEDVEMVVEAIPIVPHKKLPEAPISELKRAHTPSGRSEDFKRLKFDTQALADGINKMVEELEDTGIEVSKVVPIMELLDAQLYDILNSGSGSKLTYLSIETIKEIQRKALACFPDLKSSLASLDILKEADLPQWSSAAHSIHKLTSVYMHCLKIVDFSLEVVHEEALTEIIQVSKGIIDTVFNHPSVMSTLSSTLRTLPRFLIIVRELIESFKVSDGTINTILMSNLNWINISFSLDVKFTSMFSGLIFCSAAVVKAAYIFYPSERDYILKTLMENVSSFKEIRPENRIVPHVGQSKIHISSYILLIILQFTDIESVTEEHFHFIKNQMYSESFVASKGFEDVIQQKRDQCTAVVTALCEAAKSGNKAPLEAFVSDILIIFNTAYYPVTTLVVRSLVEVIGAFIHSDNLPQPAETFFLGICGEICRTILSYDAEPRTDNTLDIQSQKLLKTLRFLYHSTIEKGHEKFAYSYLIASGIVELLKVYRQRRKAEIFDFDSGDTKKTMDSDILNSYSSLMELLTTNEETARTFDQIDPWNMEMVPPLENEGNILVDLIVRSLKSPRIKTRAKAINIISKLQEFSGRLTFLSVIKSTLPKMLYDNSAMVRDSVLDFFYEYLGQNRGKADLVYDHLTECLSDESPQVRKSALKITKSIFNEVTTDEARGRILSKLLRRLDDDDDNLKCTSVAFVKDLFLREPCFIAPILVRMLKGSAKSANDLESFLERKVFVTGGEELQEAIKNLLEYLLDSALINEPTKKSGTVSGTLMFISIITRCSGKIFPQSYFTTLQPYLMDEDHQSESLHYTLVILKHTLPFFGTIDGRIGEEIISHLLGKLSKLGVRDLHEAVPVLSILCKFQGDNSRLANATVSSLKLTATYIENFQKLGSTSCDSKLLKLLHLIGCFGSYCDFNGKQDVFMKSSLGMKAKESVTSLITKFLLVFTSKKFEVQTRSTAIRNVLNICSTHPQLYMNDKVLNIIATELQNDEDGATKIKQIIVQNLFDFVRHEDKESRRRIGVETKSSSNENLDVVAFNGGGKAYVNDGICSSLIQRFISKILGLCFDPNHTFALISVQFCKLVFTLGYENPKLCISTFIGLEASESSIIRNKAHGVLRDLFNKHESLFDSSYSEGFKYAVEYRSSIADGLSTSRYYISILYSVVSKTVSARRKFITAINKSLQNYSSLDKQDHSQEFGRNFIYFMLQNLASVSFLTLEETYMIAETINNILSHQGLDLYDKVKALEENKSKKVVCIQSQAMICFLEFNSFLISKYGLNVERIANFKLERIDTELRSHPKVQRELVFDLDASDMKADLEEMSTVEAILGKFVSSMHFYNNN from the coding sequence ATGCCCATGGCTGCAGACGACCCCGAGTCCATTATTAAGAGCGTTCTTCGAAGACCTCTAGATAACCTTGTACCGGCACATGATCTCGCATATCTCTTGGAGGTTCAGGGGCTTGAGTTCGAACAGGACTCTCAAAatgagttgttgaaagtgTATGGAGCAAAAGTGTACGAAAGCATTAAAAAGTCTTCAATGAGCAGAGATACAATTACCAGCATCACAAAGCAATTGGAACAGTTTGAAGACGAGGAGCTTGATGCccttgagtttgtggcaCCAGAAGGAGCCCCGTTTGTGGAGCGAGAGCTTAGTGCTTTGGATTTGGCAGGAAACGAACGGTTTCTTGTAGCCAAGGAGCTGGTAGTGATAAAAGGATTGGATAAGCGAGCAGACTCGAAGAATATTAAACAAGAGGATGTGGAAATGGTGGTTGAGGCCATTCCAATTGTCCCACACAAGAAATTACCTGAAGCTCCTATTTCCGAGTTGAAGCGGGCCCATACACCTAGTGGAAGATCAGAAGACTTTAAAAGACTCAAATTCGACACACAAGCATTGGCAGATGGAATCAACAAGATGgttgaagaactagaagatACTGGTATCGAAGTCTCCAAGGTTGTTCCTATAATGGAACTCCTTGATGCCCAGCTATACGATATACTCAATTCGGGATCCGGGTCTAAACTCACTTACTTGTCGattgaaaccatcaagGAGATTCAGAGAAAAGCCCTTGCATGTTTTCCGGACTTGAAGCTGTCACTTGCGAGTCTTGATATCCTAAAAGAAGCTGATCTTCCCCAATGGAGTTCAGCTGCTCATAGCATTCACAAACTTACAAGCGTATACATGCATTGCTTGAAAATAGTAGACTTTTCTCTTGAAGTGGTCCACGAAGAAGCATTAACGGAAATCATCCAGGTCTCTAAAGGGATCATTGATACCGTTTTCAACCATCCCTCTGTGATGTCCACCCTTAGCCTGACATTGAGAACGCTACCTCGATTTCTCATAATCGTAAGGGAACTCATTGAATCCTTCAAAGTATCAGACGGGACCATTAATACCATTTTGATGTCCAATTTGAATTGGATCAATATTTCCTTTTCCTTGGATGTCAAATTTACTTCCATGTTTTCCGGATTGATTTTCTGTTCTGCTGCAGTTGTAAAAGCTGCTTACATTTTCTACCCATCTGAAAGAGACTACATCTTGAAAACCTTGATGGAAAATGTCCTgtccttcaaagaaataaGACCTGAAAATCGAATTGTGCCTCACGTTGGTCAGCTGAAGATTCATATCCTGAGCTACATCTTGTTAATAATCCTCCAGTTCACCGACATTGAATCGGTAACGGAAGAACATTTTCACTTTATTAAAAACCAGATGTACCTGGAATCGTTTGTGGCATCGAAGGGCTTTGAAGATGTGATTCAACAGAAACGAGACCAATGTACTGCTGTTGTTACCGCACTCTGtgaggctgcaaaatctgGTAACAAAGCACCtcttgaagcttttgtCAGTGACATACtcattatcttcaataCAGCATATTACCCTGTGACTACTCTTGTGGTACGTTCATTGGTGGAAGTCATTGGGGCTTTTATTCACAGTGATAACCTCCCCCAGCCAGCAGAAACATTTTTCTTAGGTATCTGTGGAGAAATTTGTAGAACAATTCTCAGTTACGACGCTGAACCAAGAACAGACAATACTTTGGACATCCAGTCCcaaaagttgttgaaaacgTTGAGGTTTTTGTACCACAGTACCATTGAAAAAGGACATGAGAAGTTTGCATACTCGTATTTGATAGCTTCTGGAATCGTCGAGCTTCTTAAAGTCTATCGGCAGCGGAGAAAGGCTGAAAtatttgattttgatagTGGAGACACCAAGAAAACCATGGATTCTGATATCTTGAATCTGTATTCTTCGTTGATGGAATTGCTTACCACAAATGAAGAGACGGCACGGacctttgatcaaatcgACCCATGGAACATGGAAATGGTCCCTCcacttgaaaatgaaggGAACATCCTTGTCGATTTGATTGTGAGATCGCTCAAGAGCCCAAGAATCAAAACAAGAGCCAAAGCCATTAACATCATCTCGAAACTTCAAGAGTTTTCTGGTAGGCTTACGTTTTTGTCAGTTATCAAAAGCACTCTTCCCAAGATGCTATACGATAATTCTGCAATGGTGAGAGATTCTGTACTTGACTTCTTTTATGAGTATTTGGGTCAAAATAGAGGCAAAGCGGACTTGGTTTACGACCATTTGACTGAATGTTTATCTGATGAAAGTCCCCAGGTTAGAAAAAGTGCCTTGAAGATCACCAAACTGATATTCAATGAAGTGACTACCGATGAGGCTAGAGGCCGAATCCTTTCAAAGCTTTTGCGAAGATtggatgacgatgatgataacTTGAAATGTACATCAGTGGCCTTTGTCAAAGATCTTTTCCTTCGGGAGCCATGTTTTATTGCTCCTATACTAGTGAGAATGTTGAAAGGGTCAGCTAAATCAGCTAATGATTTGGAAtcttttcttgaaagaaaggTTTTTGTGACGGGGGGTGAAGAACTACAGGAGGCCATAAAGAATCTTTTAGAGTATCTTTTAGACCTGGCTTTAATCAATGAACCAACCAAGAAATCTGGTACGGTTTCTGGTACTTTAATGTTCATAAGCATTATAACAAGGTGCAGTGGTAAAATCTTTCCTCAACTGTACTTCACTACTTTGCAGCCATACCTTATGGATGAAGATCACCAAAGTGAATCATTACACTATACTTTGGTCATATTGAAACACACGCTTCCTTTCTTTGGCACTATTGACGGGAGAATTGGGGAGGAAATAATATCTCATTTATTAGGCAAATTGAGTAAACTTGGAGTAAGAGACCTTCACGAAGCAGTTCCTGTTCTCTCAATTTTGTGTAAGTTTCAAGGAGATAACAGCAGATTAGCTAATGCGACTgtttcaagtttgaagttgactGCTACCTACATCGAAAACTTTCAGAAATTGGGAAGCACTAGTTGTGAtctgaagttgttgaaattgcTTCATTTGATTGGGTGCTTTGGATCTTATTGTGATTTCAATGGCAAGCAAGATGTGTTTATGAAATCATCGTTAGGAATGAAAGCCAAGGAGTCTGTCACTAGTTTAATTACCAAGTTTTTATTGGTATTTACTAGTAAAAAGTTTGAGGTTCAAACAAGGTCCACGGCTATAAGAAATGTATTGAACATTTGTTCCACCCACCCACAGTTGTACATGAATGATAAAGTGTTAAATATCATAGCCACGGAATTGCAGAATGACGAAGACGGTGCAACAAAAATCAAGCAAATAATCGTtcaaaacttgtttgattttgttcGTCACGAAGATAAAGAGTCTCGTCGTAGAATTGGGGTCGAGACAAAATCATCGTCCAATGAGAATTTGGATGTAGTTGCCTTTAATGGAGGTGGGAAAGCTTATGTCAATGACGGAATATGCTCAAGTCTTATCCAAAGGTTTATTTCCAAAATATTGGGTCTTTGCTTTGATCCAAACCATACTTTTGCTTTGATTTCAGTTCAGTTCTGTAAGCTTGTCTTCACGCTAGGATACGAAAATCCCAAGCTCTGTATCTCAACTTTCATTGGACTCGAAGCAAGTGAAAGCAGCATTATTCGAAACAAGGCACACGGGGTTTTAAGAGACTTATTCAACAAGCACGAGAGTTTATTTGATTCCAGCTACTCCGAAGGATTCAAATATGCCGTCGAGTACCGCTCTAGTATTGCAGATGGGTTATCCACATCGAGGTACTATATTTCCATTCTATACTCAGTCGTTTCCAAAACAGTACTGGCGAGAAGAAAGTTTATCACggccatcaacaagtcccTCCAAAACTATAGTAGCTTGGATAAACAAGATCACTCACAAGAATTTGGCCGGAATTTCATCTACTTCATGCTACAGAACCTTGCGTCAGTTTCATTCTTGACTCTCGAAGAAACATACATGATAGCTGAAACCATTAACAATATATTGTCCCACCAAGGCTTGGACCTCTACGATAAAGTCAAGGCTCTAGAGGAAAACAAGAGCAAGAAAGTTGTCTGCATTCAGAGTCAGGCCATGATTTGTTTTCTCGAATTCAACAGCTTTTTGATCAGCAAGTATGGCCTCAATGTTGAGCGAATCGCAaacttcaaacttgaaagGATCGACACCGAATTGAGGCTGCACCCCAAAGTACAAAGAGAACttgtgtttgatttggacGCAAGCGATATGAAGGCCGACCTCGAAGAGATGTCTACTGTTGAAGCCATTCTAGGAAAATTCGTGTCAAGCATGCATTTCTATAATAATAATTAA